In Kitasatospora sp. NBC_00240, the following are encoded in one genomic region:
- a CDS encoding DUF4406 domain-containing protein, whose protein sequence is MTTAPHPLMILVAGPYRSGTGDDPAKLDANVRAMNETALALFRAGHLPVTGEALALPLLETAGSAGPGDPLFEEIFHPVAERLLARCDAVLRIGGPSEGADRMVAQARAQGSDVYTAVHQLPAAG, encoded by the coding sequence ATGACCACCGCACCACACCCGCTGATGATCCTGGTCGCCGGCCCGTACCGCTCAGGTACCGGCGACGACCCCGCGAAGCTCGACGCCAACGTCCGGGCGATGAACGAGACCGCCCTCGCGCTCTTCCGGGCCGGGCACCTGCCGGTCACCGGCGAGGCCCTCGCGCTGCCCCTGCTGGAGACGGCCGGCAGCGCCGGCCCCGGCGACCCGCTGTTCGAGGAGATCTTCCACCCGGTGGCCGAGCGGCTGCTCGCCCGCTGCGACGCCGTCCTGCGGATCGGCGGACCCTCCGAGGGGGCGGACCGGATGGTCGCCCAGGCCCGCGCGCAGGGCTCGGACGTCTACACCGCCGTCCACCAGCTCCCGGCCGCCGGATGA
- a CDS encoding NUDIX domain-containing protein encodes MTAGIDTPDRRGRTGLDRHGRDLTGNPDVRIEQVEVLSCDWYVLRKTTFEYRHRDGHWSREQRETYDRGDGATILLYDAGRRTVLLTSQFRLPAYVNGHPDGMLVETAAGLLDGDSPEEAVRREAAEETGHTVGTPERAFAAWMSPGSVTERLHFFAAPYGRATATDAGGGIAAEGEDITVLELPFEEALAMIRSGTIADAKTIMLLQWAALDGPFRRRPAEV; translated from the coding sequence ATGACGGCCGGCATCGACACCCCCGACCGGCGCGGCCGCACCGGCCTGGACCGGCACGGCCGGGACCTGACCGGCAACCCGGACGTGCGGATCGAGCAGGTCGAGGTGCTCTCCTGCGACTGGTACGTGCTGCGGAAGACCACCTTCGAGTACCGGCACCGCGACGGCCACTGGAGCCGGGAGCAGCGCGAGACGTACGACCGGGGCGACGGCGCGACCATCCTGCTGTACGACGCCGGGCGGCGGACCGTCCTGCTGACGAGCCAGTTCCGCCTCCCCGCGTACGTGAACGGGCACCCGGACGGGATGCTGGTCGAGACGGCCGCCGGGCTGCTGGACGGGGACAGCCCCGAGGAGGCCGTCCGGCGGGAGGCCGCCGAGGAGACCGGGCACACGGTGGGCACGCCCGAGCGCGCCTTCGCGGCCTGGATGAGCCCCGGCTCGGTCACCGAGCGGCTGCACTTCTTCGCCGCCCCCTACGGCCGGGCGACCGCCACCGACGCGGGCGGTGGGATCGCCGCCGAGGGCGAGGACATCACCGTGCTGGAACTGCCCTTCGAGGAGGCCCTGGCGATGATCCGGAGCGGCACGATCGCCGACGCCAAGACCATCATGCTGCTGCAGTGGGCCGCCCTGGACGGGCCGTTCCGCCGCCGCCCGGCCGAGGTCTGA
- the xylB gene encoding xylulokinase, with translation MAPTARVVIGVDSSTQATKALAVDIETGAVLGEGRAPHTVTGTGGARESDPEQWWQALCAALADTGHVRAAAAVSVAGQQHGLVTLDAAGRPVRPAMLWNDVRSAPEARALVARLGPEEWARRTGSVPTAAFTVAKWAWLAAHEPDAARATAAVRLPHDYLTERLTGEAVTDRGDASGTGWWTADGYDQEILAAVGLDPALLPTVLTPGRPAGTATADGPLAPGTRIAIGTGDNMAAALGLGLGAGPTAGRPVLSLGTSGTVYAATRGRPSDPTGTVAGFAHATDGWLPLACTLNCTQAVDRIAALLGRDRGAVEPGGSVVVLPFLDGERTPNLPEATGLLHGLRHDTTAGQILQAAYDGAAHTLLTALDDVLRAGGEPADPDAPILLIGGGAQGRAWRDTVRRLSGRAVQVPAGRELVALGAAAQAAALLTGERPEEVARRWRTADGPLYEPVERDEAAVARLADTLTRAEPLLREK, from the coding sequence ATGGCACCAACCGCCCGCGTGGTGATCGGCGTGGACAGCTCGACCCAGGCCACCAAGGCCCTCGCCGTGGACATCGAGACCGGCGCCGTCCTCGGCGAGGGCCGAGCCCCGCACACCGTCACCGGAACGGGCGGTGCCCGCGAGAGCGACCCCGAACAGTGGTGGCAGGCCCTCTGCGCCGCCCTCGCCGACACCGGCCACGTCCGCGCCGCGGCAGCCGTCTCGGTGGCCGGGCAGCAACACGGCCTGGTCACCCTGGACGCGGCCGGCCGGCCCGTCCGCCCGGCGATGCTCTGGAACGACGTCCGCTCCGCGCCCGAGGCCCGCGCGCTGGTGGCGCGCCTCGGCCCCGAGGAGTGGGCCCGCCGGACCGGCAGCGTCCCGACCGCCGCCTTCACCGTCGCCAAATGGGCCTGGCTCGCCGCCCACGAACCCGACGCGGCCCGCGCCACCGCCGCCGTCCGGCTCCCGCACGACTACCTCACCGAACGCCTCACCGGCGAGGCCGTCACCGACCGCGGCGACGCCTCCGGCACCGGCTGGTGGACCGCCGACGGCTACGACCAGGAGATCCTCGCCGCCGTCGGCCTCGACCCCGCCCTGCTGCCCACCGTCCTGACCCCCGGCCGACCGGCCGGCACCGCCACCGCCGACGGCCCCCTCGCCCCCGGCACCCGGATCGCGATCGGCACCGGCGACAACATGGCCGCCGCCCTCGGCCTCGGCCTCGGCGCCGGCCCCACCGCCGGCCGCCCCGTGCTGAGCCTCGGCACCTCCGGGACGGTCTACGCCGCCACCCGCGGCCGCCCCAGCGACCCGACCGGCACCGTGGCGGGCTTCGCACACGCCACCGACGGCTGGCTCCCGCTCGCCTGCACCCTCAACTGCACCCAGGCCGTGGACCGGATCGCCGCCCTGCTCGGCCGCGACCGCGGCGCGGTCGAGCCCGGCGGCAGCGTCGTCGTGCTGCCCTTCCTGGACGGCGAACGCACCCCCAACCTGCCCGAGGCCACCGGCCTGCTGCACGGACTGCGGCACGACACCACCGCTGGCCAGATCCTGCAGGCCGCCTACGACGGCGCCGCCCACACCCTGCTCACCGCCCTCGACGACGTCCTGCGGGCCGGCGGCGAGCCCGCCGACCCCGACGCGCCGATCCTGCTGATCGGCGGCGGCGCCCAGGGCCGGGCCTGGCGCGACACCGTACGCCGGCTCTCCGGCCGAGCCGTCCAGGTGCCTGCCGGACGCGAACTGGTCGCCCTCGGCGCGGCCGCCCAGGCCGCCGCCCTGCTCACCGGAGAACGCCCCGAGGAGGTGGCCCGCCGCTGGCGGACCGCCGACGGCCCGCTGTACGAGCCGGTCGAGCGCGACGAGGCCGCCGTGGCCCGACTGGCCGACACCCTGACCCGGGCCGAACCGCTGCTGCGGGAGAAGTGA
- the nadE gene encoding ammonia-dependent NAD(+) synthetase, which produces MAIQREQILTELGVKPTIVPKVEIRQRVDFLKAYLRATSTKGFVLGISGGQDSSLTGKLCQLAAEELRAEGVEATFVAVRLPYGVQADEHDAQIALEFIRPDRSVAVNVRPSADAVSAEAALGLQELLGGEPVLRDFVRGNIKARERMVIQYAIAGQLGMLVVGTDHAAEAVTGFFTKYGDGGVDITPLTGLTKRQGAALLAELGAPPSVWEKVPTADLEDDRPALPDEVALGLKYSQIDDYLEGAEVAPEVAAKLESIYFATRHKRAVPVTPLDDWWQA; this is translated from the coding sequence ATGGCGATCCAACGGGAGCAGATCCTCACCGAGCTCGGCGTGAAGCCGACCATCGTGCCCAAGGTCGAGATCCGGCAACGGGTCGACTTCCTCAAGGCGTACCTGCGGGCGACCTCGACCAAGGGATTCGTCCTCGGGATCAGCGGCGGCCAGGACAGTTCGCTGACCGGCAAGCTGTGCCAGCTCGCGGCCGAGGAGTTGCGGGCCGAGGGGGTCGAGGCCACCTTCGTCGCGGTCCGGCTGCCCTACGGGGTCCAGGCCGACGAGCACGACGCGCAGATCGCGCTGGAGTTCATCCGGCCCGACCGCTCGGTCGCGGTGAACGTCAGGCCCAGCGCGGACGCGGTCTCCGCCGAGGCCGCCCTCGGCCTGCAGGAGCTGCTGGGCGGCGAGCCCGTGCTGCGGGACTTCGTGCGGGGCAACATCAAGGCCCGCGAGCGCATGGTGATCCAGTACGCGATCGCCGGTCAGCTGGGGATGCTCGTCGTGGGCACCGACCACGCGGCCGAGGCGGTGACCGGCTTCTTCACCAAGTACGGCGACGGCGGTGTCGACATCACCCCGCTGACCGGCCTGACCAAGCGGCAGGGCGCCGCCCTGCTGGCCGAGCTCGGTGCCCCGCCGAGCGTCTGGGAGAAGGTGCCGACCGCCGACCTGGAGGACGACCGGCCCGCGCTGCCGGACGAGGTGGCGCTCGGCCTGAAGTACAGCCAGATCGACGACTACCTGGAGGGCGCCGAGGTCGCTCCCGAGGTGGCGGCGAAGCTGGAGTCCATCTACTTCGCGACCCGGCACAAGCGGGCCGTCCCGGTCACGCCGCTCGACGACTGGTGGCAGGCCTGA
- a CDS encoding ASCH domain-containing protein has protein sequence MSLEDLPVVEFAFPGPLRDQLVAAILSGAKTSTSGLVLGYERENEPLPEPGRRAAVIDSEGRRVAAIEVTEVRVVRLADVDLQHALDEGEGYRSVAEWRVGHEDFWHSAEMREEMGPDFTVADDTLVVAERFRLVEVDQAAAPSP, from the coding sequence ATGAGCCTCGAAGACCTGCCCGTGGTGGAGTTCGCCTTCCCCGGTCCGCTGCGCGACCAGCTGGTCGCTGCCATTCTGTCCGGCGCCAAGACCTCCACCTCCGGCCTGGTGCTGGGGTACGAACGGGAGAACGAGCCGCTGCCCGAGCCGGGCCGGCGCGCGGCGGTGATCGACTCCGAGGGCCGGCGGGTCGCCGCGATCGAGGTGACCGAGGTACGGGTGGTCCGCCTCGCCGACGTCGATCTGCAGCACGCCCTGGACGAGGGGGAGGGCTACCGCTCGGTGGCCGAGTGGCGCGTCGGGCACGAGGACTTCTGGCACAGCGCCGAGATGCGGGAGGAGATGGGCCCCGACTTCACGGTGGCCGACGACACCCTGGTGGTGGCCGAGCGCTTCCGGCTGGTGGAGGTCGACCAGGCCGCGGCTCCGTCGCCCTGA
- a CDS encoding NAD(P)-binding domain-containing protein codes for MTTIAVLGSGTVARTLAGRLRGGGHEVVVGSRDPRRAAEQWAGSGVRLTGLAEAAESAGLVVNALPGPVSVEVLGGLAAPLAGKVLVDVANATESDAHGFASGLCYPGGSLAEEIQRALPDVRVVKTLNTVHESVMADPTRLAAPPTAFLSGADAEAKKAVRGLLRELGWPADWIIDLGGVESARAPEAFILMVGGLVRALGPVPFGLSVAR; via the coding sequence ATGACGACGATCGCCGTCCTCGGATCCGGCACCGTGGCCCGGACCCTCGCCGGCAGATTGCGGGGCGGCGGCCACGAGGTCGTCGTCGGGTCCCGCGACCCGCGACGGGCCGCCGAGCAGTGGGCCGGCTCCGGGGTACGCCTGACCGGCCTGGCGGAGGCGGCGGAGTCGGCCGGCCTGGTGGTCAACGCCCTGCCGGGGCCGGTCTCGGTGGAGGTGCTCGGCGGGCTGGCCGCCCCACTGGCGGGCAAGGTCCTGGTCGACGTCGCCAACGCCACCGAGTCCGACGCCCACGGCTTCGCGTCCGGGCTGTGCTACCCGGGCGGCAGCCTCGCCGAGGAGATCCAGCGGGCGCTGCCCGACGTCCGGGTGGTGAAGACCCTCAACACCGTGCACGAGTCGGTCATGGCCGATCCCACCAGGCTGGCCGCGCCGCCCACCGCGTTCCTGTCCGGCGCCGACGCCGAGGCGAAGAAGGCCGTCCGCGGGCTGCTCCGCGAGCTGGGCTGGCCGGCTGACTGGATCATCGACCTCGGGGGCGTGGAGAGCGCCCGGGCGCCCGAGGCCTTCATCCTGATGGTCGGCGGCCTCGTCCGTGCGCTCGGGCCGGTGCCGTTCGGCCTGTCCGTGGCCCGGTGA
- a CDS encoding helix-turn-helix domain-containing protein, which translates to MTARTAVPPPAAAAPHAESRDAYQADCAACPTNRVLDRMGDKWVGLVLKELAGGPQRYGELARSIPGASQKMLTQTLRRLERDGLLSRTVTPAVPVRVDYELTPLGLSLLPVLNAVTRWAEQNIGQVDRAREAYDARQG; encoded by the coding sequence ATGACCGCCCGTACCGCCGTGCCTCCCCCTGCCGCCGCCGCTCCCCACGCCGAGTCCCGGGACGCCTACCAGGCCGACTGCGCCGCCTGCCCCACCAACCGGGTACTCGATCGGATGGGCGACAAGTGGGTCGGACTCGTCCTCAAGGAGCTGGCCGGGGGCCCGCAACGCTACGGGGAGCTGGCCCGCTCGATCCCCGGCGCGAGCCAGAAGATGCTCACCCAGACGCTGCGCCGCCTCGAACGCGACGGACTCCTCTCGCGCACCGTCACCCCGGCCGTGCCGGTACGCGTGGACTACGAACTCACCCCCCTCGGGCTGAGCCTGCTGCCCGTCCTGAACGCCGTGACCCGGTGGGCGGAGCAGAACATCGGGCAGGTCGACCGCGCACGCGAGGCCTACGACGCCCGACAGGGCTGA
- a CDS encoding FAD-dependent oxidoreductase, translating into MKHRIVVLGAGYAGATVAGRLARRLHRDDVEITLVNGDPDFVERVRLHQLAAGQDLPRRPLRDLYAGTGVRVRQAWVTAVDADRRTVALTAEDGAETLGYDTLVYALGSTVADHGVPGVAEHAHTVAGKQDALRLRARLGELEPGGTVLVAGGGLTGIEAATEIAEARPDLEVAIAARGGVGDWLSDKARRHLAVVLDRLGVTVHERADITRVEADSVVTRAAGEIPAQVTVWTAGFTVHPIAATTTLEVSGTGQIVVDGTMRSVSHPDVYAVGDAALAEGAGGQSLRMACATATPMAWQAADALAARLTGRKVPESTIGYSAQCISLGRRAGILQRVTHDDQVTSTVFTGRSGARIKEFICSGAAWGVAHPTLLLPSRRRRLAAAAEVEPRLVTL; encoded by the coding sequence ATGAAGCACCGCATCGTCGTCCTCGGAGCCGGGTACGCCGGAGCCACCGTCGCCGGTCGCCTCGCCAGGCGGCTGCACCGCGACGACGTCGAGATCACCCTGGTCAACGGCGACCCCGACTTCGTCGAGCGGGTGCGTCTGCACCAGCTCGCGGCCGGGCAGGACCTGCCGCGGCGCCCGCTGCGCGACCTCTACGCGGGCACCGGGGTGCGGGTCCGGCAGGCATGGGTCACCGCGGTCGACGCCGACCGCAGGACCGTCGCCCTCACCGCCGAGGACGGCGCCGAGACCCTCGGCTACGACACCCTCGTGTACGCCCTCGGGAGCACCGTCGCCGACCACGGCGTCCCCGGTGTCGCCGAGCACGCCCACACCGTCGCCGGGAAGCAGGACGCGCTGCGGCTGCGGGCGCGGCTGGGCGAGTTGGAGCCGGGCGGGACGGTCCTGGTCGCGGGCGGCGGCCTGACCGGTATCGAGGCGGCCACCGAGATCGCCGAGGCCCGCCCGGACCTCGAGGTCGCCATCGCGGCCCGTGGCGGCGTCGGCGACTGGCTCAGCGACAAGGCCCGGCGCCACCTGGCTGTCGTCCTCGACCGGCTCGGCGTCACGGTCCACGAGCGGGCCGACATCACGCGGGTCGAGGCGGACAGCGTGGTCACCCGCGCGGCCGGGGAGATCCCGGCCCAGGTCACCGTCTGGACCGCGGGTTTCACCGTGCACCCGATCGCGGCCACCACCACCCTGGAGGTGTCCGGCACCGGTCAGATCGTCGTCGACGGCACCATGCGCTCGGTCTCGCACCCCGACGTGTACGCCGTCGGCGACGCCGCGCTCGCCGAGGGAGCGGGTGGTCAGTCTCTGCGGATGGCCTGCGCCACGGCGACCCCGATGGCGTGGCAGGCCGCCGACGCCCTCGCCGCGCGGCTGACCGGCCGGAAGGTTCCCGAGAGCACGATCGGCTACTCCGCCCAGTGCATCAGCCTCGGACGCCGCGCCGGAATCCTCCAGCGGGTGACCCACGACGACCAGGTCACGTCCACCGTCTTCACGGGTCGCAGCGGCGCCCGGATCAAGGAGTTCATCTGCTCGGGCGCGGCCTGGGGCGTCGCCCACCCCACCCTGCTGCTGCCGAGCCGCCGGCGCCGCCTCGCGGCGGCCGCCGAGGTGGAGCCCCGCCTCGTCACCCTGTGA
- a CDS encoding DeoR/GlpR family DNA-binding transcription regulator → MTVANRLDLTLRLVQNSERVSVSELSQRLGVSEMTVRRDLDALEGQGLVQRVHGGAVATWSREEGAGFVAREPWQAATKDRLGAAVAAMIEPGSRVLLDAGSTTVHVARYLVDRAPLTVAVLSLQAAMGLADRPGIELLVVGGRSRPGERSLVGPLALRTLESLAFDCYVLSIGGVHAEYGWSEFSLDDAAVKQAALAQATRTIAVADATKLGVRAFSQVAGLDAVDTFVTDTAAQDPGTHPNGPQTLAALREAGVHTVLA, encoded by the coding sequence ATGACCGTAGCCAACAGGCTGGACCTGACCCTGCGCCTGGTGCAGAACTCCGAACGGGTGTCCGTCTCGGAGCTCTCGCAGCGCCTCGGGGTCTCCGAGATGACCGTCCGCCGGGACTTGGACGCGCTGGAAGGACAGGGGCTGGTCCAGCGGGTGCACGGTGGCGCCGTCGCCACCTGGTCGCGGGAGGAAGGCGCCGGCTTCGTCGCCCGTGAGCCGTGGCAGGCCGCGACCAAGGACCGGCTGGGGGCCGCCGTGGCCGCGATGATCGAACCGGGCTCCCGGGTGCTGCTGGACGCGGGCAGCACGACGGTGCACGTCGCGCGGTACCTCGTCGACCGGGCACCGCTGACCGTGGCCGTGCTCAGCCTGCAGGCCGCCATGGGCCTGGCGGACCGGCCGGGGATCGAGCTGCTGGTGGTCGGCGGCCGGTCCCGGCCCGGCGAGCGGTCCTTGGTCGGCCCGCTGGCGCTGCGCACCCTGGAGTCGCTGGCCTTCGACTGCTACGTGCTGTCCATCGGCGGCGTGCACGCCGAGTACGGGTGGTCGGAGTTCTCGCTGGACGACGCGGCGGTCAAGCAGGCGGCCCTCGCCCAGGCCACCCGGACGATCGCGGTGGCCGACGCCACCAAGCTCGGGGTCCGGGCGTTCAGCCAGGTCGCCGGGCTGGACGCGGTGGACACCTTCGTCACCGACACCGCCGCCCAGGACCCCGGCACTCACCCGAACGGCCCGCAGACCCTGGCGGCGCTGCGCGAGGCCGGCGTCCACACCGTCCTGGCCTGA
- a CDS encoding YhjD/YihY/BrkB family envelope integrity protein gives MTGKLAAAAQRLRGRFEKHLPLVSRIAGRLVEVNLLEAATRLAAQCFLTAMPLLFVTASLAPRGFEDQVLSSLRSAFGLYGNAETQLRQLYQGHDDQLRETVGAIGLVMALLSATAFSRAMQRVCERAWQLNKAGARIVAWRWLVWVASWLVILVLQGPMREGFGAGQILGIPLGLVASVLVWWWTQHLLLSGRVRWLPLLPGALLTGVAMSLLSVTARLYIPGALNRSLSEYGALGPVFTLLSWLIALCAAVTGGITVGAVLAQEHFLAGMLGTPPATVQPTPFGRPPTAPAGPAAPTGSAGPAAPTAAGSGGLPPGSDADPPPPPPPPPPPVPPPPLPSRAAAVPYAPPAPQGGDCGP, from the coding sequence GTGACGGGGAAGCTGGCCGCCGCCGCCCAACGCCTGCGGGGACGGTTCGAGAAGCACCTGCCCCTGGTGAGCCGGATCGCCGGCCGGCTGGTGGAGGTGAACCTGCTGGAGGCGGCCACCCGGCTGGCCGCGCAGTGCTTCCTCACCGCCATGCCGCTGCTCTTCGTGACGGCCTCGCTCGCCCCCAGGGGCTTCGAGGACCAGGTGCTCAGCTCGCTGCGCTCGGCCTTCGGCCTGTACGGCAACGCCGAGACGCAGCTGCGCCAGCTCTACCAGGGCCACGACGACCAGCTGCGGGAGACCGTGGGCGCGATCGGCCTGGTGATGGCCCTGCTGTCGGCGACGGCGTTCAGCCGCGCCATGCAGCGGGTCTGCGAGCGGGCCTGGCAGCTGAACAAGGCCGGGGCCCGGATCGTGGCCTGGCGCTGGCTGGTCTGGGTGGCGTCCTGGCTGGTGATCCTCGTCCTCCAGGGGCCGATGCGGGAGGGCTTCGGGGCGGGGCAGATCCTCGGGATCCCGCTGGGGCTGGTGGCGAGCGTCCTGGTGTGGTGGTGGACGCAGCACCTGCTGCTGAGCGGGCGGGTGCGGTGGCTGCCGCTGCTCCCGGGGGCGCTGCTCACCGGGGTGGCGATGAGCCTGCTGTCGGTGACGGCCCGGCTGTACATCCCGGGCGCGCTCAACCGCAGCCTGTCCGAGTACGGGGCACTCGGGCCGGTCTTCACGCTGCTGTCCTGGCTGATCGCGCTGTGCGCCGCCGTGACGGGAGGGATCACGGTGGGCGCGGTGCTGGCCCAGGAGCACTTCCTGGCCGGCATGCTCGGGACCCCGCCCGCCACCGTGCAGCCGACCCCGTTCGGCCGTCCGCCCACGGCGCCCGCCGGGCCGGCCGCACCGACCGGGTCCGCCGGGCCGGCCGCGCCGACCGCCGCCGGCTCCGGTGGACTGCCACCCGGCTCGGACGCCGACCCGCCGCCACCGCCTCCGCCACCGCCTCCGCCGGTGCCTCCGCCCCCGCTCCCCTCCCGGGCGGCCGCCGTGCCGTACGCGCCCCCGGCCCCGCAGGGCGGGGACTGCGGGCCCTGA
- the xylA gene encoding xylose isomerase, whose amino-acid sequence MSTDRTAPTTPAGNLTPTPEDRFTFGLWTVGWQGRDPFGDATRPALDPVTSVERLAQLGAYGVTFHDDDLIPFGSTDVEREAHVKRFRQALDTAGLKVPMATTNLFTHPVFKDGAFTANDRDVRRYALRKTIRNIDLAAELGAEVYVAWGGREGSESGAAKDVRVALDRMKEAFDLLGDYVLEQGYDLRFAIEPKPNEPRGDILLPTIGHALALIDRLEHPELVGVNPEVGHEQMAGLNFTHGIAQALWSGKLFHIDLNGQSGIKYDQDLRFGAGDLRQAFWLVDLLESAGYTGPRHFDFKPPRTEDFDGVWASAAGCMANYLMLKERAAAFRADPEVQQALRASRLDELALPTVAEDEGLAGLLADRTAFEEFDVEAAAVRGMAFEQLDQLAMEHLLGAR is encoded by the coding sequence ATGAGCACCGACCGCACCGCCCCCACCACCCCCGCCGGCAACCTCACCCCCACCCCCGAGGACCGCTTCACCTTCGGCCTCTGGACGGTCGGCTGGCAGGGCCGCGACCCCTTCGGCGACGCCACCCGGCCGGCCCTCGACCCGGTCACCTCGGTCGAGCGGCTGGCCCAGCTCGGCGCCTACGGCGTGACCTTCCACGACGACGACCTGATCCCCTTCGGCTCCACCGATGTCGAGCGCGAGGCCCACGTCAAGCGGTTCCGCCAAGCCCTGGACACGGCCGGCCTCAAGGTCCCGATGGCGACCACCAACCTGTTCACCCACCCGGTCTTCAAGGACGGCGCCTTCACCGCCAACGACCGCGACGTCCGCCGCTACGCGCTGCGCAAGACCATCCGCAACATCGACCTCGCCGCCGAACTGGGCGCCGAGGTCTACGTCGCCTGGGGCGGTCGCGAGGGCTCCGAGTCCGGCGCGGCCAAGGACGTCCGGGTGGCGCTGGACCGGATGAAGGAGGCCTTCGACCTGCTCGGTGACTACGTCCTGGAGCAGGGCTACGACCTGCGGTTCGCGATCGAGCCCAAGCCCAACGAGCCGCGCGGCGACATCCTGCTGCCCACCATCGGCCACGCCCTGGCGTTGATCGACCGGCTGGAGCACCCGGAGCTGGTCGGCGTGAACCCCGAGGTCGGGCACGAGCAGATGGCCGGGCTCAACTTCACCCACGGCATCGCCCAGGCGCTGTGGTCCGGCAAGCTCTTCCACATCGACCTGAACGGGCAGTCCGGCATCAAGTACGACCAGGACCTCCGCTTCGGCGCGGGCGACCTGCGGCAGGCCTTCTGGCTGGTCGACCTGCTCGAATCGGCGGGCTACACCGGCCCCCGCCACTTCGACTTCAAGCCGCCGCGCACCGAGGACTTCGACGGCGTCTGGGCCTCGGCGGCCGGCTGCATGGCCAACTACCTGATGCTCAAGGAGCGCGCCGCCGCCTTCCGCGCCGACCCCGAGGTGCAGCAGGCCCTGCGGGCCTCCCGGCTGGACGAGCTCGCGCTGCCCACGGTGGCCGAGGACGAGGGCCTGGCCGGCCTGCTGGCCGACCGCACCGCCTTCGAGGAGTTCGACGTGGAGGCCGCCGCCGTGCGCGGGATGGCCTTCGAGCAGCTCGACCAGCTCGCCATGGAGCACCTGCTGGGCGCGCGCTGA
- the sigJ gene encoding RNA polymerase sigma factor SigJ translates to MSLRTYEVDLFESSRGRLEAIAYRLLGSAGDAEDAVQEAFLRWHAADRDLIGTPEAWLTKVLTNLCLNQLTSARARRETYVGQWLPEPVLAGDRMLGPADTAEQRESVSIAMLTLMERLSPNERAVYVLREAFGYAHREIAEILDLTEANCQQIHRRAKQHLSTDRARTEVDAAAARKVVEEFLAAALSGDTEPLIRLLTDDAVSVADGGAKVRARRTPVIGALGIARYLRGLFRPGEAKRAQVGGEGRVAFHAVVANGGPAALIAVGERVLGVICLAPTPEGVGAIHIQVNPDKLERVTRRWAAAGPHRPLVEIW, encoded by the coding sequence ATGTCGCTCCGCACGTACGAGGTCGATCTGTTCGAGAGCTCCAGGGGCCGCCTGGAGGCGATCGCCTACCGGTTGCTGGGATCGGCCGGTGATGCCGAGGACGCGGTGCAGGAGGCGTTTCTGCGGTGGCACGCGGCCGACCGGGACCTGATCGGGACTCCCGAGGCGTGGCTGACCAAGGTGCTCACCAACCTCTGCCTCAATCAGCTCACCTCGGCGCGGGCCAGGCGGGAGACCTATGTCGGGCAGTGGCTCCCGGAGCCGGTCCTGGCCGGGGACCGGATGCTCGGCCCGGCCGACACGGCCGAGCAGCGTGAGTCGGTCTCCATCGCGATGCTCACCCTGATGGAGCGGCTGTCGCCCAACGAGCGCGCGGTGTACGTGCTGCGCGAGGCGTTCGGGTACGCGCACCGTGAGATCGCGGAGATCCTCGACCTCACCGAGGCCAACTGCCAGCAGATCCACCGGCGGGCCAAGCAGCACCTCTCGACCGACCGGGCCCGCACCGAGGTCGACGCGGCCGCCGCGCGGAAGGTCGTCGAGGAGTTCCTGGCGGCGGCCCTCAGCGGCGACACCGAGCCGTTGATCCGGCTGCTCACCGATGACGCGGTCAGCGTGGCCGACGGCGGTGCCAAGGTCCGGGCCCGCCGGACGCCGGTCATCGGTGCGCTCGGCATCGCGCGGTACCTGCGCGGTCTGTTCCGGCCGGGTGAGGCCAAGCGGGCCCAGGTCGGCGGCGAGGGCCGGGTCGCCTTCCACGCCGTCGTGGCCAACGGCGGCCCGGCCGCGCTGATCGCGGTCGGCGAGCGGGTGCTCGGTGTCATCTGCCTCGCGCCCACCCCCGAGGGCGTCGGCGCGATCCACATCCAGGTCAACCCCGACAAGCTGGAGCGCGTCACGCGCCGGTGGGCGGCCGCCGGCCCGCATCGGCCCCTCGTGGAGATCTGGTGA
- a CDS encoding ATP-binding protein encodes MPGILEKPPASADEYACWLPRHRRSGSAARRLLREFLAGRPGGERYVLAAASVLTELVNNAVQHARTPHGRLVMIRFELRPGQLRVEVHDAGDAVPTPRTAGAEDEGGRGLRLIEQLSTGWGCHPRAGGVGKVVRATVGPAGGDAR; translated from the coding sequence ATGCCCGGAATCCTGGAGAAGCCGCCTGCCTCGGCCGACGAGTACGCCTGCTGGTTGCCGCGACACCGGAGATCGGGGAGCGCCGCGCGCCGGCTCCTCCGCGAGTTCCTGGCGGGGCGGCCCGGCGGCGAACGGTACGTCCTGGCCGCCGCGTCGGTGCTGACCGAGCTGGTCAACAACGCCGTGCAGCACGCTCGTACACCGCACGGACGCCTGGTCATGATCCGGTTCGAGCTGCGACCCGGGCAGCTTCGGGTGGAGGTGCACGACGCCGGCGACGCCGTACCGACGCCCCGGACGGCCGGGGCCGAGGACGAGGGCGGTCGGGGCCTGCGGCTGATCGAGCAGCTGTCCACCGGCTGGGGTTGCCACCCGCGTGCGGGCGGGGTCGGCAAGGTCGTCCGGGCCACCGTCGGACCGGCGGGCGGTGACGCCCGGTGA